A region from the Lates calcarifer isolate ASB-BC8 linkage group LG2, TLL_Latcal_v3, whole genome shotgun sequence genome encodes:
- the LOC108894331 gene encoding retinal cone rhodopsin-sensitive cGMP 3',5'-cyclic phosphodiesterase subunit gamma-like, which translates to MLQLSKMNAAAAEGSKAAPPKFKQKETRQFKSKAPKAGQKGFDNDVPGMDGLGDSAVVCPWEAFGDMELSDLAQFGIV; encoded by the exons atGCTGCAAC TCTCCAAGATgaacgcagcagcagcagaaggctCCAAGGCCGCTCCCCCCAAATTCAAGCAGAAGGAGACCAGGCAGTTCAAGAGCAAGGCTCCTAAAGCTGGACAGAAGGG GTTTGACAACGATGTCCCAGGGATGGACGGTCTTGGAG ACTCTGCAGTGGTCTGCCCCTGGGAGGCGTTTGGTGACATGGAGCTGAGCGACCTGGCCCAGTTCGGCATCGTCTAG